The Microbulbifer sp. YPW1 genome contains a region encoding:
- a CDS encoding aspartate carbamoyltransferase, giving the protein MDFIGANILSVSQFERGDIDRIFAVADTMVPYARREKVTRVLEGAILGNMFFEPSTRTRVSFGCAFNLLGGTVRETVGVSASSLAKGESLYDTARVLSGYSDVICMRHPQSGSVAEFAAASRVPIVNGGDGANEHPTQALLDLYTIRKELEGKGGSLDNFRIAMIGDLKHGRTVHSLCKLLCLFKNVQLVLVSPAELAMPDAVVEKLREAGHQVTVTDQLEPSIKHVDIVYSTRIQEERFESQADADRYRGRFRLNRDIFTRHAEPNTVIMHPLPRDSRAEANELDSDLNEHPSLAIFRQTDNGLLVRMALFAMLLGVDDKVDQYARPITWQTRRNQI; this is encoded by the coding sequence ATGGACTTTATCGGTGCCAACATCCTTTCCGTCAGCCAATTCGAACGGGGAGACATTGACCGCATTTTCGCCGTGGCAGACACCATGGTCCCCTATGCCCGCCGGGAAAAAGTCACCCGGGTTCTTGAGGGTGCGATCCTCGGTAATATGTTTTTCGAGCCCAGCACCCGTACCCGGGTGAGCTTCGGCTGCGCGTTCAACCTGCTTGGCGGCACAGTGCGCGAGACGGTGGGTGTTTCTGCCAGCTCGCTGGCGAAGGGCGAGTCCCTGTACGATACCGCGCGGGTTCTGTCCGGGTATTCCGATGTGATCTGCATGCGCCACCCGCAGTCCGGATCCGTCGCAGAATTTGCCGCGGCCAGCCGGGTGCCGATCGTGAATGGCGGCGACGGTGCCAATGAGCATCCGACCCAGGCGCTGCTCGACCTGTATACCATCCGCAAAGAGTTGGAAGGCAAGGGCGGCTCCCTGGATAACTTCCGCATCGCCATGATCGGCGACCTCAAGCATGGTCGTACCGTGCATTCCCTGTGCAAACTGCTGTGTCTGTTTAAAAACGTCCAGCTGGTACTGGTATCGCCGGCGGAGCTGGCAATGCCTGATGCGGTGGTGGAGAAGCTGCGCGAGGCCGGGCATCAGGTGACCGTTACGGATCAGCTTGAGCCGTCGATCAAACATGTGGATATCGTCTATTCCACCCGTATCCAGGAAGAGCGTTTTGAATCCCAGGCCGACGCCGACCGCTACCGCGGCCGCTTCCGCCTGAACCGGGATATCTTTACCCGCCACGCGGAACCCAACACGGTGATCATGCATCCGCTGCCGCGGGATTCCCGTGCCGAGGCCAACGAGCTGGATTCGGATTTGAACGAGCACCCCAGCCTGGCTATTTTCCGCCAGACCGACAATGGCCTGCTGGTGCGTATGGCACTGTTCGCGATGTTGCTGGGGGTGGACGACAAGGTCGACCAATACGCGCGGCCGATTACCTGGCAGACTCGCCGCAACCAGATCTAA
- the sbcB gene encoding exodeoxyribonuclease I, giving the protein MSGTTLYWHDYETWGVDPGADKPSQFAGIRTDEDLNIVGEPLMIYAKPTSDCLPQPMAALVTGLAPQKAFAEGLPEIEFIRRILDELGAPGTCGVGYNSLRFDDEVTRHTLYRNLLDPYEREWRSGNSRWDIIDMVRLTYALRPEGIEWPEREVTGADGTVTKVPSFRLEELTAANGISHEGAHDALSDVHATIDMARLIREKQPKLYDYVYNLRRKQAVAKILNPRERKPLLHISGKVPASHGHLTYVLPLAMHPVNRNAVICANLAMDPQPILDLDAEALRERLYTARDKLAEGALPVGLKLIHMNRCPVLAPANMLSDQRAAELGIDKAACESHWATLRDLDLTEKLHGVFLDGDFPARDVEARLYDGFMNDADRDLCRQLHSALASRGPQALASEIPFSDSRLPELLFRLRARNFPETLSEEEGERWEEWRYQRLTDPAFGASITMESYFEEIARLREEYPDRTALLDQLEAWADALLG; this is encoded by the coding sequence ATGTCCGGCACCACACTTTACTGGCATGACTATGAAACCTGGGGCGTGGACCCGGGCGCAGACAAGCCCTCCCAGTTTGCCGGTATCCGCACCGATGAAGACCTCAATATCGTCGGTGAGCCACTGATGATCTATGCCAAGCCCACCAGTGATTGCCTTCCCCAGCCGATGGCGGCGCTGGTGACCGGGTTGGCGCCGCAGAAGGCGTTTGCCGAGGGGTTGCCGGAGATTGAGTTTATCCGTCGCATCCTCGACGAGCTGGGTGCCCCCGGCACCTGTGGTGTGGGATACAACAGCCTGCGTTTTGATGACGAGGTCACCCGCCACACCCTGTACCGCAACCTGCTGGATCCCTACGAGCGTGAATGGCGCTCCGGCAATAGCCGTTGGGACATCATCGACATGGTGCGCCTGACCTACGCCCTGCGCCCCGAGGGCATCGAGTGGCCCGAGCGGGAGGTGACCGGTGCGGACGGGACCGTGACGAAGGTGCCATCCTTCCGCCTCGAGGAGCTGACCGCGGCCAATGGCATCAGCCACGAGGGCGCCCACGATGCGCTGTCCGATGTGCACGCCACCATAGATATGGCGCGCCTGATCCGCGAAAAGCAGCCCAAGCTCTACGACTATGTCTACAACCTGCGCCGCAAACAGGCGGTGGCCAAGATACTCAACCCGCGTGAGCGCAAGCCCCTGCTGCATATCTCTGGCAAGGTACCTGCCAGCCACGGACACCTGACCTATGTGCTGCCCCTGGCAATGCATCCGGTCAACCGCAATGCCGTGATCTGCGCGAATCTCGCCATGGACCCTCAGCCGATACTAGACCTGGACGCGGAGGCGCTGCGCGAGCGTCTCTACACTGCCCGCGACAAACTGGCGGAAGGGGCGTTGCCGGTTGGGCTGAAACTGATCCATATGAACCGCTGCCCGGTGCTCGCCCCGGCCAACATGCTCTCCGACCAGCGCGCCGCTGAGCTGGGTATCGACAAGGCGGCCTGCGAATCCCACTGGGCAACCCTGCGGGATCTGGACCTGACCGAGAAGTTGCACGGGGTTTTCCTCGATGGCGATTTCCCCGCCCGGGATGTGGAAGCGCGCCTCTACGACGGCTTCATGAATGACGCCGACCGCGACCTGTGCCGCCAGCTGCACAGTGCGCTGGCGAGCCGCGGCCCGCAGGCCCTCGCGTCAGAGATCCCGTTTTCCGATTCCCGATTGCCGGAGCTACTCTTTCGCCTGAGGGCGCGCAACTTTCCCGAAACGCTGAGTGAAGAGGAGGGCGAGCGCTGGGAAGAGTGGCGCTATCAGCGCCTGACCGACCCGGCATTCGGTGCCAGCATCACCATGGAGTCCTATTTCGAGGAGATCGCGCGGCTGCGGGAGGAGTACCCGGATCGCACGGCACTACTGGATCAGTTGGAAGCCTGGGCTGACGCTCTGCTGGGATAA
- the argS gene encoding arginine--tRNA ligase, producing MNIRQQLNDIFQTAMTAAGIPADCSPAVAPAKKAGFGDYQANGAMAAAKKVGTNPRELAAKIVDNLGDQPMIEKVEIAGPGFINIHLSEDWMGKTLAAARADDRLNIATIAEPQTVVLDYSAPNLAKEMHVGHLRSTIIGDALARLLEFQGHKVIRQNHMGDWGTQFGMLLAHLSDQIQKEDAEVALADLEKFYREAKIRFDEEEGFADRAREYVVKLQGGDPECLKLWQRFIDISISHSEEIYEKLNVTLKRSDVYGESRYNDDLPVLVKELLDRGIAVEDQGAVVVFLEEMADKEGNPSPMIIRKQGGGYLYATTDLAGIRYRANQLKADRIVIVVDARQSLHLKQAFTTARKAGFLPETVSLEHCAFGTMMGEDGKPFKTRTGGTVKLAALLDEAVERATALVAQKNPDLSQEERDLIGRVVGIGAVKYADLSKTRTNDYVFNWDSMLAFEGNTAPYLQYAYTRVRSIFRRAGVDPSDLKGDIILGTDAERALAIKLNQFGEVLDQVAKDTFPHVLCTYLYELASAYMGFYEACPVLKEGVSEEEKLSRLQLCDLVARTLATGLDLLGIEVLEQM from the coding sequence ATGAATATTCGCCAGCAGCTCAACGACATTTTCCAGACCGCCATGACCGCCGCGGGCATTCCCGCGGACTGCAGCCCGGCGGTGGCCCCGGCCAAGAAGGCGGGCTTTGGTGACTACCAGGCCAACGGCGCCATGGCTGCGGCCAAGAAAGTGGGCACCAATCCCCGCGAGCTGGCGGCGAAGATTGTGGATAACCTGGGCGACCAGCCCATGATCGAGAAAGTAGAGATTGCCGGCCCCGGCTTTATCAACATCCACCTGAGCGAGGACTGGATGGGTAAAACCCTGGCCGCCGCTCGTGCCGACGATCGCCTGAATATCGCCACCATCGCCGAACCCCAGACCGTGGTGCTGGACTACTCAGCGCCCAACCTGGCCAAGGAGATGCACGTGGGCCACCTGCGCTCCACCATCATCGGCGACGCCCTGGCGCGGCTGCTGGAATTCCAGGGACACAAGGTTATTCGCCAGAACCACATGGGCGACTGGGGCACCCAGTTCGGCATGCTGCTGGCGCACCTGTCGGACCAGATTCAGAAAGAAGATGCGGAAGTCGCACTGGCGGACCTGGAAAAATTCTACCGCGAAGCCAAGATCCGCTTCGATGAAGAGGAAGGCTTTGCCGACCGCGCACGGGAATACGTGGTGAAGCTGCAGGGCGGCGACCCCGAATGCCTGAAACTGTGGCAGCGCTTTATCGATATCTCGATCAGCCACAGTGAAGAGATCTACGAAAAGCTGAACGTCACCCTGAAGCGCAGCGACGTCTACGGCGAGAGCCGCTACAACGACGACCTGCCGGTGCTGGTGAAGGAGCTACTCGACCGCGGTATCGCCGTCGAGGATCAGGGCGCGGTTGTTGTCTTCCTCGAAGAGATGGCCGACAAGGAAGGCAATCCCAGCCCGATGATCATCCGCAAGCAGGGCGGCGGGTACCTGTACGCCACCACCGACCTGGCCGGTATCCGCTACCGCGCCAACCAACTGAAAGCCGACCGCATCGTGATTGTGGTGGACGCGCGTCAGTCCCTGCACCTGAAGCAGGCATTCACCACCGCGCGCAAGGCCGGTTTCCTGCCGGAAACGGTATCCCTGGAGCACTGCGCCTTCGGCACCATGATGGGCGAGGATGGCAAGCCGTTCAAAACCCGTACCGGCGGCACCGTAAAACTGGCCGCACTGCTGGACGAAGCGGTGGAGCGCGCCACCGCACTGGTTGCACAAAAGAATCCGGACCTGAGCCAGGAAGAGCGGGACCTGATTGGACGCGTAGTGGGTATCGGCGCCGTAAAGTACGCGGATCTCAGCAAAACCCGCACCAACGATTACGTGTTCAACTGGGACTCAATGCTGGCATTTGAGGGCAACACCGCGCCCTACCTGCAATATGCCTACACCCGCGTGCGCAGCATTTTCCGTCGCGCCGGTGTGGACCCGTCTGATCTGAAAGGCGACATTATCCTCGGTACCGACGCTGAGCGTGCGCTGGCGATCAAGCTGAATCAGTTTGGTGAAGTACTGGACCAGGTGGCCAAAGACACCTTCCCGCACGTGCTGTGTACTTACCTGTACGAACTGGCGAGTGCCTACATGGGCTTCTATGAAGCCTGCCCGGTACTGAAAGAGGGGGTAAGCGAAGAAGAGAAGCTGAGCCGACTGCAGCTGTGCGATCTGGTTGCGCGCACCCTGGCCACAGGTCTGGACCTGCTGGGTATCGAAGTCCTGGAGCAGATGTAA
- a CDS encoding diguanylate cyclase domain-containing protein: MLHLANLNTLRFKASLFSLLLVVAMCLFFILLGNGSLQSLLAKSREHRHLNFQFQVSGLLEESRQELSRLAELIALSPRGRISSRDELRKTMSRQWELLQHSWDLHSLKVYDGGSEPVLSWGSPHNALTPDQVKQVLLRGQPLDLVHCEHTCVQSLSLPMRARGGDYVLQVDRPLTNQLRRFREMTGSDIAILSAEREEVPAEAGSKYLASWRREVLSLTSQERVLPLLTGVAGEVPAVSELHRLRVFELDDREFDIRTMRVDVDEQGAQFVFIEDVSEQVEHIDQSVKLLFLFSVLGALIFSAAVAGTLWRPIVRLRRLAQALPLLTNGRFDEARRLIRPVFKSIDKFDELDVLDNTGLTMCDQLEDMNDMVTRKTAQLEQIAMHDSLTGLDNRYSLLEQLEFHLQLSEHQPEPVPERGYVFFIDLDDFKLVNDTLGHQGGDELLCVIARRLLSVMRCGDIVARLGGDEFCVLVRGLKEPEAYRVLAEKLLNTVAQPVKIEDSEVTVTMSVGVVAVDEKGETLEAILQKADIAMYHAKRHGKNKYQLYTPDLRAEADEVRVSPNHSLPGKGPVTPLELVTTKPR; the protein is encoded by the coding sequence GTGTTGCATTTGGCCAACCTCAACACTCTACGCTTCAAAGCCAGTCTTTTCTCGCTGCTGCTGGTGGTGGCGATGTGCCTGTTTTTTATTCTGCTCGGTAACGGCAGCCTGCAGTCCCTGCTGGCCAAAAGCCGCGAGCACCGTCATCTCAATTTTCAGTTCCAGGTTTCCGGTTTGTTAGAGGAGTCGCGGCAGGAGCTGTCGCGACTGGCAGAGCTGATTGCCCTGAGCCCGCGCGGACGGATTTCTTCACGGGATGAATTGCGCAAGACGATGAGCCGGCAGTGGGAACTGCTGCAGCACAGCTGGGATCTGCACTCGCTCAAGGTATATGACGGGGGCAGCGAACCGGTATTGAGCTGGGGTTCCCCGCACAATGCACTGACCCCGGACCAGGTGAAACAGGTGCTCCTGCGCGGACAGCCGCTGGATCTGGTGCACTGCGAGCACACCTGCGTACAGAGCCTGTCGCTGCCCATGCGAGCCCGCGGTGGCGATTATGTTCTGCAGGTGGATCGCCCGCTGACAAACCAGTTGCGCCGTTTTCGTGAAATGACCGGTTCGGATATTGCCATCCTGTCCGCGGAGCGGGAGGAGGTGCCTGCGGAGGCCGGCAGCAAGTATCTCGCATCCTGGCGGCGCGAGGTCCTGTCGCTAACGTCGCAGGAGCGGGTTTTACCGCTGCTTACCGGGGTTGCGGGTGAGGTGCCTGCTGTGTCCGAGCTGCATCGATTGCGGGTTTTCGAGCTGGATGATCGGGAGTTCGATATTCGCACCATGCGGGTGGATGTGGATGAGCAGGGTGCCCAGTTTGTATTTATCGAGGATGTCTCGGAACAGGTAGAGCACATCGACCAGTCGGTGAAGCTGCTGTTCCTGTTCTCGGTACTGGGTGCACTGATCTTCAGTGCCGCGGTGGCAGGTACCCTGTGGCGCCCGATCGTGCGCCTGCGGCGACTGGCCCAGGCGCTGCCGTTGCTGACCAATGGCCGTTTCGATGAGGCGCGGCGACTGATCCGCCCGGTGTTCAAATCCATAGATAAATTCGACGAGCTGGACGTACTGGATAACACCGGGCTGACGATGTGCGACCAGCTGGAAGACATGAATGACATGGTGACCCGCAAAACCGCGCAGCTAGAGCAGATTGCCATGCACGACAGTCTGACCGGGCTGGACAACCGCTACAGCCTGCTTGAGCAACTGGAGTTTCACCTGCAGCTGAGCGAGCACCAGCCGGAACCGGTTCCGGAGCGGGGCTATGTGTTCTTTATCGACCTGGATGATTTCAAGCTGGTGAATGACACCCTGGGCCATCAAGGCGGTGATGAACTCCTGTGTGTGATTGCGCGGCGGCTATTGAGTGTGATGCGCTGCGGGGACATTGTCGCGCGTCTCGGCGGCGACGAGTTCTGTGTGCTGGTGCGGGGCCTGAAGGAGCCTGAAGCCTACCGGGTTCTCGCCGAGAAGTTGCTCAATACCGTGGCGCAGCCGGTAAAAATCGAGGATAGCGAAGTAACCGTTACCATGAGTGTGGGAGTGGTGGCAGTGGATGAAAAAGGGGAGACCCTGGAGGCCATTCTGCAGAAGGCGGACATCGCCATGTACCACGCCAAACGTCACGGCAAAAACAAATACCAGCTGTACACCCCGGATCTGCGTGCGGAGGCCGATGAAGTGCGGGTATCCCCCAACCACTCGCTGCCCGGTAAAGGGCCGGTAACACCGCTGGAGCTGGTGACGACCAAACCGCGCTGA
- the gcvP gene encoding aminomethyl-transferring glycine dehydrogenase, protein MTQPSLKQLEQHDAFIRRHIGPDAAQTQAMLKTLGVASLDELIEKTVPAAIRKSDDLDLADAVDEQEALAELKALASRNKIYRTFIGMGYHDTITPNVILRNVLENPGWYTAYTPYQPEIAQGRLEGLLNFQQMIMDLTGMELANASMLDEGTAAAEAMAMCKRQVKRNKSNTFFVDADCHPQTIAVVKTRAEHFGFDVLVGNPETELPEELFGALFQYPGSTGVVRDLTDLISKVHDAGALVTVAADLMSLVALKAPGEMGADVVVGCNQRFGIPMGYGGPHAGFFAFREAYKRSAPGRIIGVSVDSKGKRALRMAMQTREQHIRREKANSNICTSQVLLAVMSAFYAIYHGPEGLKNIAARIQRLTDILAAGLQQLGFELTHESWFDTLTIKVGDKQSAIFDRAIAAEINLRKVGSDALGMSLNETTKLADVSELLAVFADGEHGLDLGKLDSELVAKGPAGVPASLQRNTDFLTHPVFNTHHSETEMLRYLKTLESKDIALNHSMIPLGSCTMKLNATAEMIPVTWPEFGKLHPFAPADQAEGYREMFKQLEAMLAECTGYDAVSLQPNAGSQGEYAGLVAIKKYLEAKGEGQRDICLIPASAHGTNPASAMMVSMKVVVVACDNKGNVDVADLKAKIEEHGDRIAALMVTYPSTHGVFEEGIREICELIHNAGGQVYIDGANMNALIGVAAPGKFGGDVSHLNLHKTFCIPHGGGGPGMGPIAVGEHLKPYLAGHPVTEVPGNDPVNGTISAAPWGSASILPISWMYIRMMGKQGMKLATETAILNANYVAKKLSEHYPLLYKGSNGFIAHECLIDLRPLKEASGITEEDIAKRLMDFGFHAPTMSFPVAGTLMIEPTESEAQEELDRFVEAMATIRQEAEDVASGKYTAEDNPLHNAPHTQDDVMTDEWTHAYSREVAARPAAWLKHHKVWPASNRIDNVYGDRNLICSCPPVESYMD, encoded by the coding sequence ATGACCCAGCCTTCCCTCAAGCAGTTGGAACAGCACGACGCATTTATCCGCCGCCATATCGGCCCGGATGCGGCGCAGACCCAGGCCATGCTAAAAACCCTCGGGGTTGCCAGCCTGGATGAACTGATTGAAAAGACCGTTCCCGCCGCCATCCGCAAGTCAGACGACCTGGACCTGGCGGATGCCGTGGACGAGCAGGAGGCACTGGCGGAACTGAAAGCCCTGGCCAGCCGCAACAAGATCTACCGCACCTTTATTGGTATGGGCTATCACGACACCATCACCCCCAACGTGATCCTGCGCAACGTGCTGGAAAACCCGGGCTGGTACACCGCCTATACCCCCTACCAGCCGGAAATCGCCCAGGGTCGCCTGGAAGGCCTGCTGAACTTCCAGCAGATGATCATGGACCTCACCGGCATGGAACTGGCCAATGCCTCCATGCTGGACGAAGGCACCGCCGCTGCAGAAGCCATGGCCATGTGTAAGCGCCAGGTGAAGCGCAACAAGTCCAACACCTTCTTTGTGGATGCCGACTGCCACCCGCAAACCATTGCGGTAGTCAAAACCCGTGCTGAGCACTTCGGTTTCGACGTGCTGGTAGGCAACCCGGAAACCGAGCTGCCGGAAGAGCTGTTCGGTGCCCTGTTCCAGTACCCCGGCTCCACCGGTGTGGTACGCGACCTCACCGACCTGATCAGCAAGGTGCACGATGCTGGCGCCCTGGTGACCGTAGCCGCCGACCTGATGAGCCTGGTGGCCCTGAAAGCGCCGGGTGAAATGGGCGCAGACGTGGTGGTCGGCTGTAACCAGCGCTTCGGTATCCCCATGGGTTACGGCGGCCCGCACGCCGGTTTCTTCGCCTTCCGCGAAGCTTACAAGCGCTCCGCGCCCGGCCGGATCATCGGCGTTTCCGTCGACAGCAAGGGCAAGCGCGCCCTGCGTATGGCCATGCAGACCCGCGAGCAGCACATCCGCCGCGAAAAGGCCAACTCCAACATCTGTACCTCCCAGGTGCTGCTGGCGGTGATGAGCGCCTTCTACGCGATTTACCACGGCCCCGAGGGTCTTAAGAATATTGCCGCGCGTATTCAGCGCCTCACCGATATTCTCGCCGCAGGCCTGCAGCAGCTGGGCTTCGAACTCACCCACGAGAGCTGGTTCGACACCCTGACCATCAAGGTCGGCGACAAGCAGTCCGCCATTTTTGATCGCGCCATCGCCGCCGAAATCAACCTGCGCAAAGTGGGCAGCGACGCGCTCGGCATGAGCCTGAACGAAACCACCAAGCTGGCGGATGTCTCCGAGCTACTGGCGGTCTTTGCCGATGGCGAGCACGGCCTGGACCTTGGCAAGCTCGACAGTGAACTGGTCGCCAAAGGCCCCGCCGGTGTACCGGCCAGCCTGCAGCGCAACACGGACTTCCTGACCCACCCGGTATTCAACACGCACCATTCTGAAACCGAAATGCTGCGCTACCTGAAGACCCTGGAGTCCAAGGACATCGCCCTGAACCACAGCATGATCCCGCTGGGTTCCTGCACCATGAAGCTGAACGCCACCGCGGAAATGATCCCGGTGACCTGGCCGGAATTCGGCAAACTGCACCCGTTTGCCCCCGCTGACCAGGCCGAAGGTTACCGCGAGATGTTCAAGCAGCTGGAAGCCATGCTGGCAGAATGTACCGGTTACGACGCCGTCAGCCTGCAGCCGAACGCCGGCTCCCAGGGCGAATACGCCGGCCTGGTAGCAATCAAGAAATACCTGGAAGCAAAAGGCGAAGGCCAGCGCGATATCTGCCTGATTCCCGCCTCTGCCCACGGTACCAACCCGGCTTCCGCGATGATGGTCAGCATGAAGGTGGTCGTGGTTGCCTGTGACAACAAGGGCAACGTAGACGTTGCCGACCTGAAAGCGAAGATCGAAGAGCACGGCGACCGCATCGCCGCGCTGATGGTCACCTACCCGTCCACCCACGGTGTGTTCGAGGAAGGTATTCGCGAGATCTGCGAACTTATCCACAACGCCGGTGGCCAGGTGTACATTGACGGCGCCAACATGAACGCGCTGATCGGCGTGGCTGCGCCGGGCAAGTTCGGCGGCGACGTATCCCACCTGAACCTGCACAAGACCTTCTGTATCCCCCACGGTGGCGGCGGCCCCGGTATGGGCCCGATTGCCGTTGGCGAACACTTGAAGCCCTACCTGGCCGGTCACCCGGTGACCGAAGTGCCGGGCAATGACCCGGTCAATGGCACCATTTCTGCGGCTCCCTGGGGCTCTGCCAGCATCCTGCCGATCAGCTGGATGTATATCCGCATGATGGGCAAGCAGGGCATGAAGCTGGCGACCGAGACCGCGATCCTGAATGCCAACTACGTGGCCAAGAAACTGAGCGAGCACTACCCGCTGCTGTACAAGGGCAGCAATGGCTTTATCGCCCACGAGTGCCTGATCGACCTGCGCCCGCTGAAGGAAGCCAGTGGCATCACCGAGGAAGACATCGCCAAGCGCCTGATGGACTTCGGTTTCCACGCCCCTACCATGTCCTTCCCGGTGGCCGGTACCCTGATGATCGAGCCCACCGAGTCCGAGGCCCAGGAAGAGCTGGATCGCTTCGTGGAAGCCATGGCAACCATCCGCCAGGAAGCGGAAGACGTGGCCAGCGGCAAATACACCGCGGAAGACAACCCGCTGCACAATGCACCGCATACGCAAGACGACGTGATGACCGACGAGTGGACCCACGCCTACAGCCGCGAAGTGGCCGCCCGCCCGGCCGCCTGGCTCAAGCACCACAAGGTGTGGCCGGCGTCCAACCGTATCGACAACGTCTACGGTGACCGCAACCTGATCTGCTCCTGCCCGCCGGTTGAGAGCTATATGGACTAA
- a CDS encoding MHYT domain-containing protein: MFDQYSIPLVILSYCISVLGSFAALQLVTGISEAVIKADRLRAILFAGLAMGGGAIWSMHFVGMMALKSHMPMSYDVLQTVLSVVIAVAACTGGLAILGSGRFTIDKLLPTSILMGIGVAGMHYMGMEAMLMPASIEYNLNILIISVVIAVVAAFAALWMAFHLHGIWQKLGSALIMGVAVCGMHYTGMAAATYRHTGVVPESGFAGALSGDHLGGVTIVISVAIIAMALRVNHWYRNRPAVPA; this comes from the coding sequence ATGTTCGATCAATACAGTATTCCACTGGTCATCCTTTCCTATTGCATTTCCGTACTCGGGTCCTTTGCTGCATTGCAGCTGGTTACCGGTATCTCAGAGGCTGTTATCAAGGCTGATCGCTTGCGAGCCATATTGTTCGCCGGTCTTGCCATGGGAGGCGGTGCCATCTGGTCAATGCATTTTGTGGGCATGATGGCTCTGAAGTCCCACATGCCCATGTCCTACGACGTATTGCAGACGGTGCTTTCGGTAGTGATTGCCGTGGCTGCCTGCACTGGTGGCCTGGCAATATTAGGTAGCGGGCGCTTTACCATCGACAAGCTTTTGCCTACTTCTATCCTGATGGGGATTGGCGTTGCCGGTATGCACTATATGGGAATGGAAGCGATGCTGATGCCGGCGTCGATCGAGTACAACCTGAATATTCTGATCATCTCTGTGGTAATCGCAGTGGTTGCCGCCTTTGCAGCACTGTGGATGGCTTTCCATTTGCACGGTATCTGGCAGAAGCTGGGAAGTGCTCTGATCATGGGGGTTGCCGTTTGCGGAATGCATTACACCGGTATGGCGGCGGCCACGTATCGACATACCGGCGTGGTGCCTGAATCCGGCTTTGCCGGTGCCCTGAGTGGAGATCATCTCGGTGGTGTGACCATTGTGATCAGTGTGGCGATTATCGCGATGGCCCTTAGGGTCAATCACTGGTACCGCAACCGTCCAGCGGTTCCCGCATGA
- the purU gene encoding formyltetrahydrofolate deformylase, producing the protein MEKKILLTDCPDAKGLIAKITNICYKHQLNITKNDEFVDRAQGRFFMRTALEGNFNDTTLLEDLDLALPEGAERKLVASGRKRLVLMVTKEAHCLGDILMKCYSGALDVEIAAVIGNHNNLQSLVEKFDIPFHWVPADNLERAQHEEQVMQLVDSYEPDYLILAKYMRVLTPQFVAHYRKRIINIHHSFLPAFIGAKPYQQAFERGVKIIGATAHFVTDDLDEGPIIEQDVIHVDHGYSAESMASAGRDVEKQVLSRALQLVLEERVFIHGNRTVVFK; encoded by the coding sequence ATGGAAAAGAAGATACTGCTAACGGACTGCCCGGATGCCAAGGGGCTGATCGCGAAGATCACCAACATCTGCTACAAGCACCAGCTGAACATTACCAAGAACGACGAGTTCGTCGATCGCGCCCAGGGCCGCTTCTTTATGCGCACCGCCCTCGAGGGCAACTTCAATGATACGACCCTGCTGGAAGACTTGGACCTGGCGCTGCCCGAAGGGGCGGAGCGCAAGCTGGTTGCCAGTGGCCGCAAGCGTCTGGTGCTGATGGTGACCAAGGAAGCGCACTGCCTGGGCGATATTCTGATGAAGTGCTATTCCGGGGCGCTGGATGTGGAGATCGCTGCGGTGATCGGTAACCACAATAACCTGCAGTCATTGGTGGAGAAGTTTGATATCCCTTTCCACTGGGTGCCGGCGGACAATCTGGAGCGCGCGCAGCACGAAGAGCAGGTGATGCAGCTGGTGGACAGCTACGAACCGGATTACCTGATTCTCGCCAAGTATATGCGGGTGCTGACTCCACAATTTGTAGCCCATTATCGGAAGCGCATTATCAATATCCATCACTCCTTCCTACCAGCCTTTATCGGTGCCAAACCCTATCAGCAGGCATTCGAGCGCGGGGTCAAGATCATCGGGGCTACGGCACACTTTGTGACCGACGATCTGGATGAGGGTCCGATCATTGAGCAGGATGTGATTCACGTGGACCATGGCTACTCTGCGGAGTCCATGGCCAGTGCCGGTCGCGATGTGGAAAAGCAGGTGTTGAGCCGAGCCCTGCAACTTGTGCTGGAAGAGCGTGTCTTTATCCATGGCAATCGAACCGTGGTGTTCAAATAG